In one Pleomorphomonas sp. T1.2MG-36 genomic region, the following are encoded:
- a CDS encoding septal ring lytic transglycosylase RlpA family protein — MTAGRNGTRSTTKTLLTVMSTSLVLAIGVAGCGTTEQGPLKSAKAKVDPKYGVAPSPRVVAMGEAVPKGGGRSMVGKPYQIAGKTYVPRVDPDYKVVGLASWYGTDFHGRRTANGEVFDSSSISAAHPTMPLPSYARLTSLATGRSVIVRVNDRGPFHSNRVLDMSQRAADMLGVKRAGVAKIRVEYVGPASTEGDDSAFLLASYRGPALGEPQADKPNVMLAAVEALPGVKTMMHVFDSSDSPKPAPAAAPAVMAAAAPADVAGTPAPAIDVVPLPRPVETFDYVTIASADPADFVAQSQVAALAPATFNSTVPLPQPRLSYADTNANTYQPTVMFGDVALPPLPPNASGYAADRVSQAYQAVDGFEGGTGMSELVSKLEGMAGPKPAVTREPSGPVVQLGVFGNPDNVLKVSAVLSAYGTPVVTDISVGGRDMKLMRLTALTVTPDQAIAAAQAAGIDGARLLR; from the coding sequence ATGACTGCAGGGCGAAACGGCACGCGCTCGACGACGAAAACGCTGTTGACGGTGATGTCCACATCACTTGTTCTGGCGATCGGTGTAGCGGGCTGCGGAACTACCGAACAGGGCCCTCTCAAGTCCGCCAAGGCGAAGGTCGATCCCAAGTACGGCGTCGCGCCCAGCCCGCGCGTGGTTGCCATGGGCGAGGCGGTGCCGAAAGGCGGCGGCCGCTCCATGGTTGGCAAGCCCTACCAGATCGCCGGCAAGACCTATGTTCCAAGGGTCGATCCCGACTACAAGGTGGTCGGTCTCGCCAGCTGGTACGGTACCGATTTCCATGGTCGCCGTACCGCCAATGGCGAAGTGTTCGATAGCTCTTCGATTTCCGCCGCCCATCCGACCATGCCGCTGCCGTCCTATGCGCGGCTGACCAGTCTGGCCACCGGCCGCTCGGTCATTGTCCGCGTCAACGATCGCGGCCCGTTCCATTCCAACCGTGTGCTCGACATGTCGCAGCGCGCCGCCGACATGCTCGGCGTCAAGCGCGCCGGCGTCGCCAAGATTCGCGTCGAGTATGTCGGCCCGGCGTCGACCGAGGGCGACGACAGCGCTTTCTTGCTCGCCTCCTATCGTGGTCCGGCGCTCGGGGAGCCGCAGGCTGACAAGCCGAACGTCATGCTCGCCGCCGTCGAGGCGCTGCCGGGCGTGAAGACCATGATGCATGTCTTCGACAGCTCGGATTCGCCGAAACCCGCGCCGGCTGCCGCTCCTGCCGTCATGGCCGCCGCGGCTCCGGCCGATGTCGCCGGCACCCCTGCGCCGGCCATCGACGTGGTGCCGTTGCCCCGTCCGGTCGAAACCTTTGACTATGTGACCATCGCGTCCGCCGATCCGGCTGATTTTGTCGCTCAATCGCAAGTCGCTGCCCTTGCCCCGGCCACGTTCAATTCGACCGTTCCGCTGCCGCAGCCGCGCTTGAGCTACGCCGATACCAACGCCAACACCTATCAGCCGACCGTCATGTTCGGCGACGTGGCGCTGCCGCCGCTGCCGCCCAATGCGTCGGGCTACGCCGCCGATCGCGTGTCGCAGGCCTATCAGGCCGTCGATGGGTTTGAGGGCGGCACTGGCATGTCCGAGTTGGTCAGCAAGCTTGAAGGAATGGCCGGACCGAAGCCGGCCGTCACTCGCGAACCGTCCGGACCGGTGGTCCAGCTTGGCGTATTCGGCAATCCGGACAATGTCTTGAAGGTGAGCGCTGTGTTGTCCGCTTATGGAACGCCCGTCGTGACCGACATTTCGGTTGGCGGACGCGACATGAAGCTGATGCGCCTTACGGCTCTGACGGTTACGCCGGATCAGGCGATCGCCGCTGCCCAGGCGGCCGGCATCGACGGAGCCCGTCTCCTGCGCTGA
- the parC gene encoding DNA topoisomerase IV subunit A — translation MGKELIPSDGIEPINLREALEERYLAYALSTIMHRALPDVRDGLKPVHRRILYAMRLLRLDPGNAFKKCARVVGDVIGKYHPHGDGAVYEAMVRLAQDFSQRYPLVDGQGNFGNIDGDSAAAQRYTEARMTEVARLLLDGLDEDAVDFRETYDQADKEPVVLPGAFPNLLANGSAGIAVGMATNIPTHNVAEICDAAIKLIDAPETPVEGLVNRDQGPIRGPDFPTGGIIVESPEAILEAYRTGRGGFRVRARWHREDLDRGMWQVVITEIPYQVQKAKLIEKIAELITDRKVPLVEDVRDESTTDVRVVIVPKSRNVDDKLMMEALFRMSELESRFPMNMNVLSRGQVPNVLGIRQVLIEWLAHRREVLIRRSQHRLDQINARLELLEGFIIAYLNLDEVIRIIREEDEPKAELIRAFGLTETQADAVLNMRLRNLRKLEEMEIRKEHAELSKEKAEIEDLLGSEKKQWKTVRWQIAEVKKEFGADSKIGKRRTSFGDGSAHAVDDVMEALIEREPITVVVSEKGWIRTLKGHISDVSGLQFKAGDGLKLFFKAETTDKLIVFADNGKVFTLGADKLPGGRSSGEPIRLMVDMDDGADVVDVFVHKQDRKLLVVSSDGYGFITAEADLVATTRKGKQVLNVSSGQKAKLMVPVEGDHVAIIGENRKFLIFPLVQVAEMGRGKGVRLQKYKDGGVSDVRVFAADAGLIWTDASGRVFQRTVTDLADWIGDRATAGRLPPLGFPKSNSFGPRGL, via the coding sequence CTCGCTTATGCGTTGTCGACCATCATGCACCGGGCGCTGCCCGATGTGCGCGATGGCCTGAAGCCAGTGCACCGGCGCATCCTCTATGCCATGCGCCTTCTGCGCCTCGACCCCGGCAACGCCTTCAAGAAGTGCGCCCGCGTGGTCGGCGACGTCATCGGCAAGTATCATCCGCATGGCGACGGCGCGGTCTACGAGGCCATGGTGCGCCTCGCCCAGGATTTCTCCCAGCGCTATCCGCTGGTCGACGGCCAGGGCAACTTCGGCAACATCGACGGCGACAGCGCTGCCGCCCAGCGCTACACCGAAGCGCGCATGACCGAGGTCGCCCGCCTGCTGCTGGACGGGCTCGACGAGGACGCGGTCGACTTCCGCGAGACCTATGACCAGGCCGACAAGGAACCGGTGGTCTTGCCCGGCGCCTTCCCGAACCTGCTCGCCAACGGCTCGGCCGGCATCGCGGTCGGCATGGCGACCAACATCCCGACCCACAATGTCGCGGAAATCTGCGACGCCGCCATCAAGCTGATCGACGCGCCCGAGACACCGGTGGAGGGGCTCGTCAACCGCGACCAGGGTCCGATCCGCGGACCGGACTTTCCGACCGGCGGCATCATCGTCGAGAGCCCGGAGGCCATCCTGGAGGCCTACCGCACCGGCCGGGGCGGCTTCCGCGTTCGTGCCCGCTGGCACCGCGAGGATCTAGACCGCGGCATGTGGCAGGTGGTGATCACCGAGATCCCCTACCAGGTGCAGAAGGCCAAGCTGATCGAGAAGATCGCCGAGCTGATCACCGATCGGAAGGTGCCGCTCGTCGAGGATGTCCGCGACGAGTCGACCACCGACGTCCGCGTCGTCATCGTCCCGAAGTCGCGCAATGTCGACGACAAGCTGATGATGGAAGCGCTGTTCCGCATGTCGGAACTGGAAAGCCGCTTCCCGATGAACATGAACGTGCTGTCGCGGGGGCAGGTGCCCAACGTGCTCGGCATTCGGCAGGTGCTCATCGAATGGCTCGCGCATCGCCGCGAGGTGTTGATCCGCCGGTCTCAGCACCGGCTTGACCAGATCAATGCCCGCCTGGAGCTGCTCGAAGGCTTCATCATTGCCTATCTCAACCTCGACGAGGTGATCCGCATCATCCGCGAGGAGGACGAGCCCAAGGCCGAGTTGATCCGCGCGTTCGGTCTCACCGAGACGCAGGCCGATGCCGTGCTCAACATGCGGCTGCGCAACCTGCGCAAGCTCGAGGAAATGGAAATCCGCAAGGAACACGCGGAACTCTCCAAGGAAAAGGCCGAGATCGAGGATCTGCTCGGCTCCGAGAAGAAGCAGTGGAAGACGGTGCGCTGGCAGATCGCCGAGGTGAAGAAGGAATTCGGCGCCGACAGCAAGATCGGCAAGCGCCGCACCAGCTTCGGCGACGGCTCCGCTCACGCCGTCGACGACGTGATGGAAGCGCTGATCGAGCGCGAACCGATCACCGTCGTCGTCTCCGAAAAAGGCTGGATTCGCACGCTGAAGGGACACATTTCCGATGTCTCCGGCCTGCAGTTCAAGGCCGGTGACGGGCTGAAGCTGTTCTTCAAGGCGGAGACCACGGACAAGCTGATCGTCTTTGCCGACAACGGCAAGGTTTTCACCCTCGGGGCCGACAAGCTGCCCGGCGGGCGCTCGTCCGGCGAACCGATTCGGCTGATGGTCGACATGGACGACGGCGCCGATGTCGTCGATGTCTTCGTGCACAAGCAGGACCGCAAGCTTCTCGTGGTGTCGTCGGACGGCTACGGCTTCATTACCGCCGAGGCGGATCTCGTTGCGACGACCCGCAAGGGCAAGCAGGTTCTGAATGTGTCGTCCGGTCAGAAGGCCAAGCTGATGGTTCCGGTCGAAGGCGATCACGTCGCCATCATCGGCGAGAACCGCAAGTTCCTCATCTTCCCCCTGGTCCAGGTGGCGGAAATGGGACGCGGCAAGGGCGTGCGCCTTCAGAAGTACAAGGATGGCGGCGTATCGGACGTGCGGGTCTTTGCGGCCGATGCCGGTCTCATCTGGACCGATGCGTCGGGGCGCGTGTTCCAGAGAACGGTGACCGACCTTGCCGACTGGATCGGCGACCGCGCAACTGCCGGACGGCTGCCGCCTCTGGGATTCCCGAAATCGAACAGCTTCGGCCCGAGGGGACTCTGA
- the tmk gene encoding dTMP kinase translates to MGGTRGRFITFEGGEGTGKSTQSKRLTAALEARGLDVVLTREPGGSPAAETIRGLLLSGRAKPLGVLGEAYLFAAARIDHVAELIEPALGRGAFVVCDRFADSSRVYQGTAGGLPADVVDGLVDAAIGSTIPDLTVIIDVPVSVGLARVGHRSEGADRFESDAVAVHEARRRGFLALADRFPERCVVVDGSREKDVVSAEILELVTSRFRLDGEGARGD, encoded by the coding sequence GTGGGCGGCACCAGGGGTAGGTTCATCACCTTCGAGGGCGGTGAGGGCACCGGCAAGTCGACGCAGTCGAAACGCCTGACGGCGGCGCTTGAGGCGCGCGGCCTCGACGTGGTGCTGACGCGCGAGCCCGGTGGCTCGCCCGCGGCCGAGACCATTCGCGGCCTTCTCCTGTCCGGCCGGGCCAAGCCGCTCGGCGTTCTGGGCGAAGCTTATCTTTTTGCGGCCGCCCGTATCGATCACGTCGCCGAACTGATCGAGCCGGCGCTCGGGCGAGGTGCCTTCGTCGTCTGCGATCGCTTTGCCGATTCAAGTCGCGTCTATCAGGGCACGGCCGGCGGGCTGCCCGCCGATGTCGTCGATGGCCTCGTCGACGCGGCCATCGGCTCCACCATTCCCGATCTCACCGTCATCATCGACGTGCCCGTCTCGGTCGGACTCGCCCGCGTCGGCCATCGTTCGGAAGGCGCCGACCGCTTCGAGAGCGACGCCGTCGCCGTCCACGAAGCGCGCCGACGGGGGTTCCTCGCCTTGGCCGATCGGTTTCCCGAGCGCTGCGTCGTCGTCGACGGCAGTCGCGAAAAGGATGTGGTGTCCGCTGAGATCCTTGAGCTGGTGACAAGCCGATTCCGGCTCGACGGGGAGGGCGCCCGTGGCGATTGA
- a CDS encoding D-alanyl-D-alanine carboxypeptidase family protein: MRGFVLPFLLVAALVSSPVVALESVAPRVALHDETTGSLLIARDEDKPFAPANFAKLVTAAVVFEALKTGEVTDATLYPISEHAWRTGGAPARVTTMFAAVKSFVPVSDLLRGLVVDYANDAAIALAEGLSGSEAAFTARMNAYVARIGLKDSRFANPTGYPDPQAKTTLSDMLALAGHIRTTYPDRYALYSQPEFLWNKINQTNKTRFIKELPGVDGMMLAFDEAAGLGALLTAGRGDRRVTLAASGYASLADRDKDLKALVEGAFSEYGRFEIYPSGAEIGRVKVFGGNAPDVAVVSTGGAPVNLTLPTGDRSQFRLAVVYDGPVPAPIRRGAPVARLEVRVGDRLYQSVTLEAAADVERGEIRDRALDGFAEMFAGWWYRTIGSISIEDIVNLGALRGRHQG, encoded by the coding sequence ATGCGTGGGTTCGTTCTGCCGTTCCTTCTGGTTGCCGCCCTGGTATCCAGCCCTGTTGTTGCGCTCGAAAGCGTCGCGCCGCGCGTGGCTTTGCATGACGAGACCACCGGTTCGCTGCTGATAGCCAGGGACGAGGACAAGCCTTTCGCGCCGGCCAATTTCGCCAAGCTGGTCACCGCCGCCGTCGTTTTCGAGGCGTTGAAGACCGGCGAAGTGACCGACGCGACGCTATATCCCATCAGCGAACACGCTTGGCGCACCGGTGGCGCACCTGCCCGCGTAACCACCATGTTCGCGGCCGTGAAGTCCTTCGTGCCGGTGAGCGATCTGTTGCGCGGCCTCGTCGTCGACTACGCCAATGACGCTGCCATCGCCCTGGCCGAGGGGCTTTCCGGTTCGGAGGCGGCCTTCACGGCGCGCATGAACGCCTATGTCGCGCGCATCGGCCTCAAGGATAGCCGGTTCGCCAATCCGACCGGCTACCCCGATCCCCAGGCCAAGACCACGCTTTCCGACATGCTGGCGTTGGCCGGCCATATCAGGACGACCTATCCCGACCGCTACGCGCTTTACAGCCAGCCGGAGTTTCTCTGGAACAAGATCAACCAGACCAACAAGACGCGTTTCATCAAGGAGCTCCCGGGTGTCGACGGCATGATGCTGGCTTTCGATGAGGCGGCTGGCTTGGGCGCTCTGCTGACGGCGGGGCGCGGCGATCGCCGTGTCACTCTCGCGGCGAGTGGCTATGCTTCGCTCGCCGATCGCGACAAGGATCTCAAGGCCTTGGTTGAGGGCGCGTTCTCGGAGTACGGACGGTTCGAGATCTACCCGTCCGGGGCCGAGATCGGTCGCGTGAAGGTGTTCGGCGGCAATGCGCCGGACGTGGCGGTTGTCTCCACCGGTGGCGCACCGGTGAATTTGACCCTGCCGACCGGCGATCGCTCGCAGTTTCGCCTTGCCGTGGTCTACGATGGTCCGGTGCCAGCGCCGATCCGGCGCGGTGCGCCGGTCGCCCGCCTCGAAGTCAGGGTCGGCGACCGCCTTTACCAGTCCGTGACGCTCGAAGCCGCCGCAGACGTCGAACGCGGCGAGATCCGCGACCGGGCGCTCGACGGCTTTGCCGAGATGTTCGCCGGCTGGTGGTATAGGACGATCGGGTCTATATCGATCGAGGATATCGTGAATTTGGGAGCATTGCGTGGGCGGCACCAGGGGTAG